The Chitinophagales bacterium genome contains a region encoding:
- the cas1 gene encoding type II CRISPR-associated endonuclease Cas1 has product MNQKHQTMLKRTLLFSNPYHLSTTSNQLVVNTKGNGTSRTVPIEDLGFVVLEHPQITFTQSAMQLLSENNTAVVFCNNKYLPVSMLLNLNANTVQTETFRYQLNASEPLKKQIWQQTIKAKIRNQAAALDLANFSKVENFGKVGLGNEALLHIAKNVKSGDVTNREGEAARRYWPLFFGRDFARERFGESPNPALNYGYAIIRAATARALSGSGLLPILGIHHRNKYNAYCLADDIMEPYRPIVDLQVKDMLENEMDCEDLKQDSKACLLELLSADVQMGKNKRPLMVALSETTASLAKVFKGESKKMKYPQL; this is encoded by the coding sequence TTGAACCAAAAACACCAAACCATGCTCAAACGCACCTTACTCTTCAGCAATCCGTACCACCTCAGCACAACAAGCAATCAACTGGTGGTAAATACAAAAGGAAACGGAACGTCCAGAACAGTGCCCATAGAAGACCTGGGCTTTGTTGTATTGGAACACCCACAGATCACCTTTACCCAAAGCGCGATGCAATTGCTATCAGAAAACAATACAGCAGTGGTATTTTGCAATAACAAATACCTACCTGTTTCTATGCTGCTCAACCTCAATGCCAATACCGTACAAACAGAAACCTTTCGCTATCAGCTCAACGCCAGTGAGCCTTTGAAAAAACAAATCTGGCAGCAGACCATTAAAGCTAAAATTAGGAATCAGGCAGCAGCCCTGGACTTGGCAAACTTTTCCAAAGTTGAGAACTTTGGAAAAGTTGGGCTTGGAAACGAAGCCCTACTGCACATCGCCAAAAACGTAAAAAGCGGAGATGTCACCAACAGGGAAGGCGAGGCAGCCCGAAGGTATTGGCCTTTGTTCTTTGGAAGGGATTTCGCGCGAGAACGCTTTGGGGAAAGCCCCAACCCGGCATTGAATTACGGCTATGCTATTATCAGGGCTGCAACTGCAAGAGCACTATCAGGCTCAGGCCTCCTCCCTATCCTCGGTATCCACCATCGCAATAAATACAACGCCTATTGCCTGGCAGATGATATTATGGAGCCCTATCGCCCAATAGTGGATTTACAGGTAAAGGATATGCTGGAAAACGAAATGGACTGTGAAGATCTCAAGCAGGATTCAAAAGCTTGTCTATTGGAGTTGCTCAGTGCGGATGTGCAAATGGGAAAGAATAAAAGGCCACTTATGGTGGCTCTTTCTGAAACCACAGCCTCGCTGGCAAAGGTATTTAAGGGAGAGAGCAAAAAAATGAAATACCCTCAACTCTGA
- the cas2 gene encoding CRISPR-associated endonuclease Cas2, translated as MRHSRLNAYHIMWLFVFFDLPTNTKTERKNASGFRKKLMADGFTMMQYSVYSRHCASRESSAVHIKRVKSFVPSKGQVSIMEITDKQYGTIMNFWGKKTDPLPEGPKQLELF; from the coding sequence ATGCGACACAGCAGACTAAACGCTTATCATATTATGTGGCTATTTGTATTTTTCGATTTGCCTACCAATACCAAGACCGAGCGCAAAAACGCTTCCGGTTTCAGGAAAAAACTAATGGCTGACGGTTTTACCATGATGCAATACAGTGTATATTCCAGGCATTGCGCCAGCCGAGAAAGCTCGGCTGTTCATATCAAGCGGGTAAAATCCTTTGTCCCCAGCAAAGGACAGGTGAGCATTATGGAAATCACCGACAAACAATATGGCACTATTATGAATTTTTGGGGCAAAAAAACCGATCCATTGCCCGAAGGGCCTAAGCAGTTGGAGTTGTTTTAA